cgtgtgcgcatcgccaaatttatgtgtgtgctaacttctacctatccaggttgttgaactgaattgtgcttttgtaatgtccacacgttcgctttttagtggcggacaggaatgaaatctaattaaaatcTCATTAGATcgaaaatgttatcgatttctgaaccatttctgaaaatttggccggtcattgaaaactcACCCTGTATAGTGTATTCATTCCGACATTTTCATATTGCATATAACTAAAGTACAGCCGAATATTGTATAGCTctactaattttaaatacgtACTATTTTCTAGGAAAATGAACATTTACCAGCAACTCACATGGCTCAAACTACAATGGACGACACGTCGTTTGAAGGCGATATACTCAAAGGCAACACAACTACTCCTCTTCCTATGtgagtacataatatagcattattattgaattgtaaaacaaaacacagctttatattttaaaacaatttcaatgtaattttATGAAGTCCAGTTTCACATTATGAGGGTAACAAATGTGCTAAGTGGTATAAGtttcaaagtttttttaattttaaaatatatctaagtAACAACTAACAAGCTCTTTTGCGTAACCTACCGTCTCTTAgcgttatttataaaaaaatactaattatcTGTTTGTGTAAACCCTAGTCATTAAAATTTGtgtaaagtaatttttattattttcaggaTATCCATAACATTCCAACCTCGCGAAACAAGCAAGGGCCCGTTCGATTCCCTTGCAGACGAATTTAATTTCGAACCAAAAGCGACCAACCCCATGACTACATCAATGTATATAATGAATAACCTACGAAGCACACTACCTAGCCCATTTAGTGGTAAGAAAATGGCGCATCAGGGTATTGGCAAACACGAAACACAGACGAAAGGTAATTTttggaaattaattattgtaatttgaaaaaaaaattaaatacatgctttttttgctattaattacatacattatagCTTATGCGATATATTATATGGActcttattaaatttaaatttattgtattagtATAGGAATATATTACTTACTTGCAAAAATCTTAAgtataagttaaaaatatgtattaagtaAGCAAAATGTGCACTAAAGCATTCTAAATGACttcaaatctatttattttgacaaaaataatattaattcactAGGTCAAGAGGAAGAATTAATAGTTCCGGGTACGGACGAGGAAATGGCCGAATTTACAAACAGTTCAGTCGAAAACTCGTCAATTCACCTTGACTTCAACTTACCTATACTTAGCTTACAACTTGAGTAAGTATATCACactttattattgtttactagctttctgcccgcggcttcgcttgctttgtctaaaacctaataaattgtatactaaaaccttcctcgagaactactctatctattaaaaaaaacacatcaaaatccgttgcgtatttttaaagatttaagcatacatagggacagagaaagcgactttgttttatactatgtattgaTAGTGATGCAGATATTTAAACATGTAATATTCAGGCTTCACATCTGtaccaatttaaaatatgtcaaaaGCCCGGCTGGCtctcttaaattaaaaaaatgctataaaaaatCCTATAGTCTCGAGGTAAATAAACAGACATGCAAGTGCACATTACATAATAACATTCAGGAATCAGACCTATGGAAtcctcaaataaaaataaactcaacTCAAAAATTTTATGAACAGATCTAAACAGCTATACGAGATAATCTACAACCGCATCAACTCCGACCTGTTGCTATGGGAACCGCGAGTAACAGAACCGTTCGATATCACGCCGCACATCTGCGGCCCGATATACCCAGCTTTTGGCGTTTGTAAGGGATATGGtgagttaaattaaaaaaaaaaagtttttgtgTCGGGTTTAAACTTTGATTACTTACtaacaaagttttttttttatttaatcacaaaatgtatttttttcaacttGGTCAAACGTGTGGTAAGCATTAGTTACGAGGATTTTTATTCTAATGACTAAAGTAAAGCGCAAATaacatacaattattacaaaaaattttgTAGTTTGCCTACAACTCTACCAATATTGATGaactaaacatattttaacacgatatctaaaattattaacacaaTAATCTTCTATCAATAGACTCAGATTCAGACAGTTCATCATCAGAAGAGGAGAACTTATATTACTCTACATACGACCATAAAGCGAGGAAAAATTACGGTAACACGAAACCATTGCCAGAGAACAAGGAAAGCGAGTCACATAACTTTTGTCTGACGCTGAAAGTTGGCAAGGGTTTGCTTAGTATATACGCTCCTGTTAGGGTAAGGAAAATTctcattattatttctatacttttctttttgttatattaaaattttgtttataattttaatcattataatctagaaattattgaaatgaagaaatctagaaaattttacttatcagcgtacaataaataaacaattagaCTCGAAATCACGCACAAAAATTGTCCGAACCTTAACTCTGCCTACGCGTGATTTAGGCAGACTTTAAACACTATTTCGACGAAATATGTTAATGGTTGAGTTTGTAATATTATCACTTATCTGAATAAGTTAATGTGTACGATTAAACTCGGACCTTTTATTTGTGACTTATTGTTTATATGCAgccttttgtgttatacataTCATTCCCTTCTCTGAGGGACATTTGGTAAACCaatgtaatgataataatttcaacCACAGGATAGTAATAAACAAGTAGTGCCCGGTCAAATGGGTGAACTAGTGCTTGAAGCACAGAAGTTATCAATGTGCCAAGTAAGTGGTCTAAATGGACGGGCTAAAACCGCTCAAATGTGTTTGAGAGGCGGCAAAATGACTCTTTATCATGAACGTGAGTATTCTGGAATTTagaaaacttataatataatactttataaagTCTTGTATTAATGGATTCATTTGTTTCATGCCATACACTGTAGTTATAGAATAACTACACTAAATTAGTTAATCTATAACTGCACTTTTTGGCATTGTATCTACAAACTATTTCTGCCAGACCGAAATTGTTTTAGTTGAACTTACGAAATAAaactagaaataaaaatgtaaacttaATCAATGCAAATATATGGTGTTTGGTTTCTCTTTGCAGCTATTCTAACAATTCCGTCAATCAAACCGAATTTACGATTACACGGGACTGCTTTACCATCCCATCTTAAGAGAACGATATATCCTTCAAATAAAGGCGTGTTCATAAAGGAACGAATGGAGCCAAAAGACATGTTCACCTTGGCGTTAAAGACTGAACCAAATAGTGATACACCAGGCCTGAAGGTAACTTtagtatcatattttttatgtgtatttCTACGAAAATTAATGCATTTTTCTTTACAGAATGTGCCTTTTGTTggaattgttttaattacttttctctatttttattagaaattgtAAAGtaatttgtgaaatatttttttcgatcTAATTATGTAATCTTATTTTATCTAGTTAAGTAGATATATTACTATTCActcaatacaataataaaataattggcTTTCTTAAGCAAACAAACTGacaagtatttatatttattaaatttccacaGACAATTTGCATAGCGCTCGGCATAGAGCAAGCGACATTACGCCACAGAGGCGACAAAGGCATAGCGTGGTTGAACCAATTCATGGATATATTGGATGTCCTAGATTATCCTGTTCCTGGATACATACCATCTACTGTGCTATCGGAACTGCATGTACATGTGTGGGATTGTGCTGTGgactataggtattattaatattgatgtttaaatttgaaaattgtagatttttttagGAATTTGTACCTTATTTCGTCAGAATAAGGattatatttcaatgtaaaGGTGTAAAATGCTAAATCAATATCTACgaaaacacataatatagtgTTCTCaccaaaattatttctgtatattattattaattttttcagtatattttagtaaaagCATTGAGAATAGACAATACAACTTACAAAACACATaacattcaataaattaattttgttacagACCTCTATATCTACCAATACGCACGGTAGCAACATTAGGAAACTTCAGCGTTTCAAGCAACCTCATACCGGAAACAAATACGTCATACCTTCGATTCTTAGCTCAAGAATGTACtctatttctatattatgtaaacaatgCGAAACCAAATACAGCTGTACCACTAGATGATGAGAAACACCCAGACATACATAGAGACTATGTGTGTGTGGTGGATGTTGGATTGTTTGAACTTTCGCTAAGAATGGCGGATAAAACTAATGGGGTAAGTTTTGATTGAGTCTTATCTCACCTATCGCTACCCTCTGTTTATCTTGTTGAAAAAATTTTGCCATTAAAGCAacacacaaataaataatcaaacctttttaatgTAGataaggtattttttattgtatatagttaaaataaaaaaaaaatagttattaaaattctgTCCATAATTTGCATAACAATCCTCACACGTCATTTTCCACAACAGTCAAACGACCAGCCACAAGTAGATCTGACAGCGTCCAACAACATGGTGAACATGTACACGTGCTGGGATTCAGCGTCAGCGCTGTGCCGCTTACTGACTTACGTAGCTTCGGATGGAGATTCAAATCCGCCATACATTCGCTCGAGACACACCAGTATATGTTCTGATCAGCTCGAACAGCTTGTTGGTAAGTGGCTTAATAGataatttgcaaaaaaaagCAACTTGGTAAGTAAACATGTACACATGCTGAGATTCAGCGTCAGCGCTGCATCGATTGCTGACATACGTAGCTTCGGATGGAGATTCAAATCCGCCATACATTCGCTCGAGACACCAGTATATGTTCTGATCAGCTCGAACAGCTTGTTGGTAAGTAGCTTAATAGataatttgcaaaaaaaagCAACTTGGTAAGTAAACATGTACATGTGTACATCTCAGCATGGGCTGAGATTCAGCGTCAGCGCTGTGTCGTATGCTGACATACGTAGCGTCTGAtggggattcgaacccgccaTACATTCGCTCGAGACACACTAGTATATGTTCTGAACAGCTCGAACAGCTTGTTGGTAAGTGGCTTAGTAGCTTATTTCATAGAATTTACGTCAAAAAGCAACTTGGTGGTAAGTAGACATGTACGCGTGTACATAAATATGactgatttttaataaatattgtactaTTTGCCGCAGGTCTTGATGACAGACCAATGGAAGAAATCAGAGAACTATCGCCCAGTGAAATACAGCAAGTTAATGATCTAATGGCAGAGGCTTTGAAAGAAAGTCCAAATAACACGAGTAAGTCACTCTAATTTCTAATTGTTACactttattatacaaataaaatgttaaaaataatacttttttatagatGAAGAAGATGAATTGATCAGTTCGACGGAAAAAGAAGGAGTTGAAGTGTTCTTCTTTCCAGATGAATCTAATGCAAAACAGAAACAGATTTCTGAATGCACAGACACGGAGATGGAAATACAGGGTATAGAAGACCAAGAATGTAAGAGCATAGACATAGTGGAACAGGCGCAAGAAGCTAAACCAAATATTCAAGTGGCCAGAGATTTGGGAGATCCTACACTCACGCCAAAGGCGTCACCACGAAAGTCTAGGCGgaaaaaggtaaaaaaattagagcaattaccttattttataaatgtgtaGGGAATCTGTTGTTTAGTTGCAgtcatttatttttagcatTATTGCAGCTGTATATTTCATAgcgtttattttcataattgaCTGGTACTACTTCTCCACATATTATACTCCTATTCTTTCCTTAAATAAATTCACACTCACCAACAATCCTCAGAACTTACACGTGTTTAAACCAGACAGACACAATTATTCCTCATTTACAGGTAAAATCCGGCGGAGACGGTAGCAACACGGATGACGAATACTGCATAGTAGATACGCAAGTATACTCACATGACAATGAAATGGACGAGCCCGTAGTGAACTGGATCGGACCGGGCCCAGTGTATATGGTCGATAATCATTTCACAGTACCAGCGGCTAGATCGGATGTTCTTAAAGCGCCTAAGAGTTTCCCGCTGCCTGTTTTGAGGTAAATGGTTTAGATATaaagtagatattatatagatagattTTATAGTGATTTTATAGgtggagattttttttttcacttgaAGAAGAAGAATGATATTATCTTTTTAGCACGAAagcatttaaacaaaaaaaagtgtATCGTACAGTACAGAGAAAATGCACTGCATGCATTCCTATCGCTTAATAAGCAATCTTATGTCTGTGATACAAatttttgtcaaaaaatacatgcatattttcaattttatttagtactagcggtccgccccggcttcgcccgtggtacatatttcgcaataaaaagtagcctatgttctttctctgggtctaagattgtctgtgccaaatttcatcaaaatcggtccagtagtttatgagccaaTTCGTAacaatcatacaaacaaacaaagttttcctctttataatattagtgtagatgaaTTTATATCCTTTTTCGATATTTCAGATACACTCTGTGCGAAATGAGCCTAACATGGAATATGTACGGCGGTCATGACTTTCGCCCGACAACTGTAACACCTAAAAAAACTGTCAGCATTGAGGTCGATCCAAGAAGACAAGGCTCTCCTACCGCAAAGTAAGACTTATTCAACTTTACATTCAAtcgttttaatttatcaaattacaTAGTTTACTATTAGAGCGTAACAAGTTCAGGTAGAAACAAatccaaaaagaaaaaaacccACTCCATCCCAATTTCGTaacattatacataatttctTAACTGCCAATTGGTCATTGACGTACAGTTTTCGAATAAATGACATTTTTATGGCtgtcaaattataatttaattgttgcACTTCGATAGGTTATAATCCAATAATAAGAATGTGTTCAATTTTAAGCAAAAGTTACGGAACACACTTTTTCGATAGTTTGCAAGTTACATTCTAATcttaccttttttttaattttacagtgATTTTGATTTCTCATTAACGTAAGCACGTTATCTCCATACAGACGCAGCAAAGACTACGAGCCATACGAAAAAAGCGTGGCAGTCGCAGCTGCTATGCGGAGCGGTGTGAGCTGGTCCGCGGGCAGTGAGCGTGTGCGACCCGCAACCGTAGCTCGTACGGACCCCAGAGCACGTGGTGGGGCGCTGCGTGACCACCACACTTGTGTGAAGCTGTGCCTAACTAAGGTATAGCGTAAATTTTTGAAGtaatacttcttttggcgcgatggagaaaaatgatgagagtaaatttttacgatgcgtgcgcacaccgacaccttttaacagcatgaagttagttctaggtggtatgaaaattgataactattttcaagttgtatattctagtattttttccatacgccaaagaagtcacgtcaagtacacacactctttttttagttatttggTCACTCGTTAAGATAACGCGAGCAGGAAGAGCATGGGGCGATAAAACTGTGCAAGGTACTATTGGTCCATACATAAGTAAAGTGCAAACACCACGCGTGTAACAAGCTCAACTTCACCAAGATATAGCACAATTACCACAACATGTATGTGTAAAGATCTGACTCTCCAACGTTAACACCGATTCTAAAACGATGCCACCGCtgatccggctcgaaggaccaaaaataaaaatatgatagaGGGTGATTGGTTTAATAGAATAACACTCGTGCTCGCGACTTCGTAGATCCTTCGACAGTCGGAGTCAGAGAgaagatatttaataatatctagcCAACAATAACTTGTTGCTAAAAAATTgcctaatgtaaataaaatatttatccttCAGGTAAAATTCCAACACGAAGTTTACCCGCCGGGAGGGACACAGGCGTCTCGACAAACGTTAGCAATCACCAAGATAGAAGTACTGGACCGGCTTGTTTGCAGTGACATCAATAAGCTACTCAGTCAGTATAAGCTGAAGGACGAACCTGAGAGAAAGAATGCGCATATGGTAagataacttttatttatatttggtaTTTTGCGTTATAGGATGCTTTCTATAGCATATGGTAACAGAATTTAATTTGGTATCCCGTATTGagtatgatatatttattatttaaatacgaaagaatttacaaacaaataaaaacatctttaatttgcaatttattttagattccaaattttacttactgaaatttttataatcactCGAGGAATTCCCAAACATGAACATGATGAATTATCAAGAAATCGTTACTTTAAGTCACTCTAATGATATATTCATatctttcaaaatattatattatttattacagttaGTAGTGAAAGCGGTGCATCTCAGAGCGGATGCCGCTTTACCAGCGCAAGAGTGCTGCCTTAAAGTGTCACTGTTGCCGCTCAGGTTCAATTTAGATCAAGATACGTTAGCTTTCTTAGTTGGCTTCTTCTCCAAGCTGGGTACAGATGAATCTAGTGGTGAgataatgcatattttttgtacaatgGCTTATTTTTTCAGCtctgaataaatttttcacaTCAGTATACATAACTAAATACTGATAAGATTTTATAATGGCGTGAACAGTGTccaaattgtaataatattatcagtaATAGCGAAATATCGATATGTcacaattttattcattttttttatatccttttgatttttttattatataacataaataaataaataattatacataattgaTATAGTCTTAACGCAAGTTTAACTATCTATCTACCGAAATAAGATAAAAGGATTGTTATTGCACACCCGTAATTAAACAACCAATTACTAATACAGAAGAGGAATCCATAGTGGGGGCAACAACAACGGAATCGGGAGGTACGGGCGGCTCGGGGGGGTCTCGTCAAACGACTCCCACGCACCGGCCGCCCGTCATGAGCATCGCGAGCCATTTGCGTGACCCCCCGCCCACGCCCACTTCGCTTGGGGACGCGGATTGTCTCTCGCTTAATGAAACAGGTATTATAgcactttattttaaaggtaCCCTCACCTGAAATTTAGGCGataactgaaaataaaacGTCACTTtaacatacacacaaacagtataaaataattttcacgtTTTGTTTTCCGATACATAAGAGCGATAAAtagatgaaaaattaaaaaaaagcatttATGCTGAAAATaagttcataaaaaatatttttttaagagcCTCTGCAAGAAGCAAGATATACCATCTGAAATTTTATGCAGGCATTTTATGAACAACATGTTAACAGTTTTCAAACTGGTCGAAAATGTATATTGTGttgatgaaaattatatttaaactttaaagtcattctagaaaattataaatgtacagTTATCCGTGACGACGAGCCGCTAATGGAGACGTATGAAGCTGAACGTCTTGTGTCTGAAAATCTGATACAATTAGAAGAAGATTTCCAACGACTGGCCGTTAGTCAAGAGAAGACAACCACTAAACTGCCTGATACTGAACCGGTGGATGATTCACCTATTTACTTCAGGTTGGTTCCCGTAAAATATACCTCACTAATCATCATTATCATAAAGCATCATTAGATTATGTTGAAATAACTCATCAAATAAATGAAGGAAGATAACTGCCATTACTTCGAAAAACAAACAGATAAATATTCAGCAATCCATATTgcttataatacatacatatttcataAACGCTGtgtattttgaagtgaaacttcctgaggcgcgttgagagttaaatatcaaggtcgcgtcatggcgaTACCGTCTCGTCATgaatctttgaatcttgccaaaaaagtttcacttctgacacgtgtgctcgtcTTTTTTTTACGCTCTATTATTAGTTATGTCTATGCCATTTGGTCtggctattttttttttcatcttatctacattttttattacattttaggCGCGTAGTATTTTCGCCCGAAGTACCTATAAGGTTGGACTACGTCGGCAAACGAGTGGATCTGTCTGCGGGGCCGGTGGCCGGTCTGCTCATGGGTTTGGGACAACTTAACTGTTCCGAACTCACGCTCAAACGACTTGACTATAAGTaagtagattttaataaaagagtACAAAGGTTCGGTTATTTCCCTGAATTgacactaaaaattattaataaaaaaattatagattttcCTCATgctttgttaattttttttccccGTCATGTAAGATTTTATCGCAGATTTTAGTTGTGTTCTCATCGAAACTGATCAAACTTTGATGATTGAATGCAGTAACACGTATACACATACAAGtatttgttacaaaaaaaatggttgTTTGTAAAGTAGGTTTACGATCGAGATGTTTACGTGATAACGTCTTATGATGAGATGAGACGGGAGATCGGTCCGTCTCTCTCTCGTTATACCTGCGATCGCGCTCGTGAGGTTTTGGTGTGACACAAGTTTCTGAACATGTCACCCGattaaaacgattttaaagacGTTATCACGTCAAAAAGTTACAaacaatttacatttattttacaccacacatttattatttccttAGGTTGGGTCTTCTGGGCTTAGAAAAGTTAGTACAATGGGCGTTGCACGAGTGGCTCTCTGACATAAAGCGCCATCAGTTGC
The Colias croceus chromosome 18, ilColCroc2.1 genome window above contains:
- the LOC123699575 gene encoding autophagy-related protein 2 homolog A isoform X1, with the translated sequence MFWYPWSESIKKRACRYLLQRYLGNFLEEKLTLDQLSVDLYNGTGTVSEVSLDCEALNELGDSQNWPLEIVDGQMQEITVTVPWSTLLKDDSIVEINGLSLTVQPKVRTEPVSSMLESMWSSMSSSMQLAAECLREEAGPQESNPVEGIEMFAHAIDSILSRVKVKFVNTKIRIEHVPKNGTRGIALEAHIKNIDYFDEAGSESVPESSDTEKNKTYVVSTYTNKKIKFSGITFYIDEFPSKLRTMAPSLIMEKSASSQADKSEGTAETPDANYQSTLSDVFYEARSVISTIDSDPIRDIIEDRHPDSTRENTPEEKASQPDPILFAKLTGHQELNLKLKHSEEVEGPKVEVKVLLGSFLIFMTPRQLHTIIELCDALNQPDLEDTSNIPIRPSGVNVQCKPMTHADFQLIEAQLLGNLEKRAKPTTMHGWSGPSIDESEMDSERFHPMTSDAQMSESFNSSVSSMSTSMTSSLNIPTAQPRIKRNKKVPHIDGDPTAEVSHVSLRIASISCVLLHKDILIPTPMGITCISNSSATKLQQVSTEFFARIETFTKMDERKDLNTINESLDIATDLDHLRLLASEISLDGSEKVTSHGSQTMCEAAVRNVLVRECLYIHPEDEEVQRQSYDLIYFDNEEDESIMAPPKSNLRMNFKQTSKYMRIGSEKKLVYPTTDVVLKCTPFHIDVELTLIERMSATFFPTNNTTSAPAQSQPQNHFNFTLHCPNLNAVLRFPIADLRPGINRDIRRVRNDYLVFKFQNATISCQQVPATRPLPTTVAVKATTLDLYYHENEHLPATHMAQTTMDDTSFEGDILKGNTTTPLPMISITFQPRETSKGPFDSLADEFNFEPKATNPMTTSMYIMNNLRSTLPSPFSGKKMAHQGIGKHETQTKGQEEELIVPGTDEEMAEFTNSSVENSSIHLDFNLPILSLQLESKQLYEIIYNRINSDLLLWEPRVTEPFDITPHICGPIYPAFGVCKGYDSDSDSSSSEEENLYYSTYDHKARKNYGNTKPLPENKESESHNFCLTLKVGKGLLSIYAPVRDSNKQVVPGQMGELVLEAQKLSMCQVSGLNGRAKTAQMCLRGGKMTLYHEPILTIPSIKPNLRLHGTALPSHLKRTIYPSNKGVFIKERMEPKDMFTLALKTEPNSDTPGLKTICIALGIEQATLRHRGDKGIAWLNQFMDILDVLDYPVPGYIPSTVLSELHVHVWDCAVDYRPLYLPIRTVATLGNFSVSSNLIPETNTSYLRFLAQECTLFLYYVNNAKPNTAVPLDDEKHPDIHRDYVCVVDVGLFELSLRMADKTNGSNDQPQVDLTASNNMVNMYTCWDSASALCRLLTYVASDGDSNPPYIRSRHTSICSDQLEQLVGLDDRPMEEIRELSPSEIQQVNDLMAEALKESPNNTNEEDELISSTEKEGVEVFFFPDESNAKQKQISECTDTEMEIQGIEDQECKSIDIVEQAQEAKPNIQVARDLGDPTLTPKASPRKSRRKKVKSGGDGSNTDDEYCIVDTQVYSHDNEMDEPVVNWIGPGPVYMVDNHFTVPAARSDVLKAPKSFPLPVLRYTLCEMSLTWNMYGGHDFRPTTVTPKKTVSIEVDPRRQGSPTAKRSKDYEPYEKSVAVAAAMRSGVSWSAGSERVRPATVARTDPRARGGALRDHHTCVKLCLTKVKFQHEVYPPGGTQASRQTLAITKIEVLDRLVCSDINKLLSQYKLKDEPERKNAHMLVVKAVHLRADAALPAQECCLKVSLLPLRFNLDQDTLAFLVGFFSKLGTDESSEEESIVGATTTESGGTGGSGGSRQTTPTHRPPVMSIASHLRDPPPTPTSLGDADCLSLNETVIRDDEPLMETYEAERLVSENLIQLEEDFQRLAVSQEKTTTKLPDTEPVDDSPIYFRRVVFSPEVPIRLDYVGKRVDLSAGPVAGLLMGLGQLNCSELTLKRLDYKLGLLGLEKLVQWALHEWLSDIKRHQLPGLLSGIGPMHSLLQIITGIRDLVWLPVEQWRRDGRLVHGLRRGAASFTARTAVAALDITARLLHLVQATAETAFDMLSPAPALPLTAGARSRRRRRDHARQPADIREGVASAYLTVREGFAETAASMAAAARRGRGAGVLRQLPGAAVTPLALAAAGAADLLGGVRAALAPDSCRDHADKWRRNDADDTTD
- the LOC123699575 gene encoding autophagy-related protein 2 homolog A isoform X2, translated to MFWYPWSESIKKRACRYLLQRYLGNFLEEKLTLDQLSVDLYNGTGTVSEVSLDCEALNELGDSQNWPLEIVDGQMQEITVTVPWSTLLKDDSIVEINGLSLTVQPKVRTEPVSSMLESMWSSMSSSMQLAAECLREEAGPQESNPVEGIEMFAHAIDSILSRVKVKFVNTKIRIEHVPKNGTRGIALEAHIKNIDYFDEAGSESVPESSDTEKNKTYVVSTYTNKKIKFSGITFYIDEFPSKLRTMAPSLIMEKSASSQADKSEGTAETPDANYQSTLSDVFYEARSVISTIDSDPIRDIIEDRHPDSTRENTPEEKASQPDPILFAKLTGHQELNLKLKHSEEVEGPKVEVKVLLGSFLIFMTPRQLHTIIELCDALNQPDLEDTSNIPIRPSGVNVQCKPMTHADFQLIEAQLLGNLEKRAKPTTMHGWSGPSIDESEMDSERFHPMTSDAQMSESFNSSVSSMSTSMTSSLNIPTAQPRIKRNKKVPHIDGDPTAEVSHVSLRIASISCVLLHKDILIPTPMGITCISNSSATKLQQVSTEFFARIETFTKMDERKDLNTINESLDIATDLDHLRLLASEISLDGSEKVTSHGSQTMCEAAVRNVLVRECLYIHPEDEEVQRQSYDLIYFDNEEDESIMAPPKSNLRMNFKQTSKYMRIGSEKKLVYPTTDVVLKCTPFHIDVELTLIERMSATFFPTNNTTSAPAQSQPQNHFNFTLHCPNLNAVLRFPIADLRPGINRDIRRVRNDYLVFKFQNATISCQQVPATRPLPTTVAVKATTLDLYYHENEHLPATHMAQTTMDDTSFEGDILKGNTTTPLPMISITFQPRETSKGPFDSLADEFNFEPKATNPMTTSMYIMNNLRSTLPSPFSGKKMAHQGIGKHETQTKGQEEELIVPGTDEEMAEFTNSSVENSSIHLDFNLPILSLQLESKQLYEIIYNRINSDLLLWEPRVTEPFDITPHICGPIYPAFGVCKGYDSDSDSSSSEEENLYYSTYDHKARKNYGNTKPLPENKESESHNFCLTLKVGKGLLSIYAPVRDSNKQVVPGQMGELVLEAQKLSMCQVSGLNGRAKTAQMCLRGGKMTLYHEPILTIPSIKPNLRLHGTALPSHLKRTIYPSNKGVFIKERMEPKDMFTLALKTEPNSDTPGLKTICIALGIEQATLRHRGDKGIAWLNQFMDILDVLDYPVPGYIPSTVLSELHVHVWDCAVDYRPLYLPIRTVATLGNFSVSSNLIPETNTSYLRFLAQECTLFLYYVNNAKPNTAVPLDDEKHPDIHRDYVCVVDVGLFELSLRMADKTNGSNDQPQVDLTASNNMVNMYTCWDSASALCRLLTYVASDGDSNPPYIRSRHTSICSDQLEQLVGLDDRPMEEIRELSPSEIQQVNDLMAEALKESPNNTNEEDELISSTEKEGVEVFFFPDESNAKQKQISECTDTEMEIQGIEDQECKSIDIVEQAQEAKPNIQVARDLGDPTLTPKASPRKSRRKKVKSGGDGSNTDDEYCIVDTQVYSHDNEMDEPVVNWIGPGPVYMVDNHFTVPAARSDVLKAPKSFPLPVLRYTLCEMSLTWNMYGGHDFRPTTVTPKKTVSIEVDPRRQGSPTAKRSKDYEPYEKSVAVAAAMRSGVSWSAGSERVRPATVARTDPRARGGALRDHHTCVKLCLTKVKFQHEVYPPGGTQASRQTLAITKIEVLDRLVCSDINKLLSQYKLKDEPERKNAHMLVVKAVHLRADAALPAQECCLKVSLLPLRFNLDQDTLAFLVGFFSKLGTDESSVGATTTESGGTGGSGGSRQTTPTHRPPVMSIASHLRDPPPTPTSLGDADCLSLNETVIRDDEPLMETYEAERLVSENLIQLEEDFQRLAVSQEKTTTKLPDTEPVDDSPIYFRRVVFSPEVPIRLDYVGKRVDLSAGPVAGLLMGLGQLNCSELTLKRLDYKLGLLGLEKLVQWALHEWLSDIKRHQLPGLLSGIGPMHSLLQIITGIRDLVWLPVEQWRRDGRLVHGLRRGAASFTARTAVAALDITARLLHLVQATAETAFDMLSPAPALPLTAGARSRRRRRDHARQPADIREGVASAYLTVREGFAETAASMAAAARRGRGAGVLRQLPGAAVTPLALAAAGAADLLGGVRAALAPDSCRDHADKWRRNDADDTTD